One window from the genome of Fulvivirga lutea encodes:
- a CDS encoding uridine kinase family protein, which yields MGDLAYVIGITGGSASGKTLFLNQLINKFEAGDVCLISQDNYYIDRDKQPLDVNGIQNFDLPDSIDSKAFVEDIRKIKGGQGFTRKEYTFNNPAITPKQLEFKPAPIVIVEGLFVMHFPEMSDLLDLKIFIDAKDHIRLKRRIIRDNTERGYDLDDVLYRFENHVMPTYDRYLEPLKSGADLIIPNNLHFNNALEVLSGFLHARLKL from the coding sequence TTGGGTGATTTAGCATACGTTATTGGCATTACTGGAGGAAGTGCATCGGGTAAAACGCTTTTTCTAAATCAATTGATTAATAAGTTTGAGGCAGGAGATGTTTGTCTTATCTCACAAGACAACTATTACATTGACAGGGATAAGCAACCATTAGATGTTAATGGTATCCAGAATTTCGATTTACCTGATTCCATAGATTCAAAAGCTTTTGTCGAAGATATCAGGAAAATAAAAGGCGGACAGGGTTTCACCAGAAAAGAGTATACATTCAATAATCCGGCAATTACGCCAAAGCAATTGGAATTTAAGCCAGCTCCTATAGTTATTGTAGAAGGCTTATTTGTGATGCACTTTCCTGAAATGAGTGATTTGCTAGACTTAAAAATCTTTATTGATGCGAAAGATCATATCCGATTAAAAAGAAGGATTATAAGAGATAACACAGAACGTGGCTATGATCTGGATGACGTTCTTTACCGCTTCGAGAATCATGTAATGCCTACTTACGATCGTTATTTAGAACCGCTTAAAAGCGGAGCTGATTTAATTATTCCTAATAATTTACATTTTAATAATGCACTAGAGGTACTGAGCGGGTTCTTACATGCACGATTAAAGCTATAA